A region of the Patescibacteria group bacterium genome:
CAAGGTTCGGCATTAATCCAAAAAATACTTTAGGTATTTCTGTTTATGTTCTGAGAGATATCGCAAAAAAAATTGGAAAAAGTCATAAGCTCGCCCAACAGTTATGGGACTCAGA
Encoded here:
- a CDS encoding DNA alkylation repair protein encodes the protein MKYREIIKKLKSLSNPKNVAGMARFGINPKNTLGISVYVLRDIAKKIGKSHKLAQQLWDS